In one Chitinivibrionia bacterium genomic region, the following are encoded:
- a CDS encoding PIN domain-containing protein: MVETKYLLDTNICAFLIRDRFNIKEKIRQIGGLNSCAISEITYAELYYGAESSEYKIKNLDILDVFAKNIKIIPIRKTIPLFAKEKVRLKKKGQIIDDFDLLIGTTAVANNLIMVSENEKHLSRIENIKLENWVQRQ; encoded by the coding sequence ATGGTAGAAACAAAGTATTTGCTCGATACCAATATCTGCGCTTTTCTTATAAGAGACAGATTTAATATAAAAGAAAAAATTCGGCAAATAGGCGGATTAAATAGTTGTGCTATATCGGAAATTACATACGCAGAATTATATTATGGCGCCGAAAGCAGCGAATATAAGATAAAAAATCTTGATATTTTGGATGTATTTGCGAAAAACATAAAAATAATCCCAATAAGAAAGACAATTCCGTTATTTGCAAAAGAAAAGGTAAGATTAAAAAAAAAAGGACAAATAATAGATGATTTTGATTTACTAATAGGAACAACAGCGGTTGCAAATAATTTAATTATGGTCAGCGAAAATGAAAAACATTTATCTCGCATAGAAAATATAAAATTAGAAAATTGGGTACAAAGGCAATGA
- a CDS encoding TetR/AcrR family transcriptional regulator, with protein MNTKERIIAATIELIKKSVENTTNISTRSITQKVGISVAVVNYHFQNKERLFDICLERMLCDVLKTFNLSEHNHLDMQKHKLKTVFDFLSKYSAVARISTLVNFTKIFFEYNLDNKEQRDAILDLLVDSLFGNTEPKPEIRQEKKGNENSQK; from the coding sequence ATGAACACTAAAGAAAGAATTATAGCCGCAACTATAGAACTTATTAAGAAAAGCGTAGAGAATACCACCAATATAAGCACCAGATCGATTACACAAAAAGTTGGAATAAGCGTAGCCGTTGTTAATTACCATTTTCAGAACAAAGAGCGGTTGTTTGACATTTGTTTGGAGCGAATGCTATGCGATGTTCTCAAAACTTTTAATCTGTCGGAGCACAACCATTTAGATATGCAGAAACATAAACTAAAAACGGTTTTTGATTTTTTGTCCAAATATTCTGCAGTGGCAAGAATATCTACGCTTGTAAATTTCACAAAGATTTTTTTTGAATACAATCTTGATAATAAAGAGCAAAGAGACGCTATTCTTGACTTGTTGGTGGATAGTTTATTCGGCAATACCGAGCCAAAACCCGAAATCAGACAAGAAAAGAAAGGAAACGAAAACTCGCAGAAATGA